One Streptomyces sp. NBC_01237 genomic region harbors:
- a CDS encoding SMP-30/gluconolactonase/LRE family protein — protein sequence MNVVPEVAVREQAQLGEGPTWDPATGRLIWVDILSSRVHTYDPESGRRTVMATGQHVGAAKPRAGGGLVVNLREGIGRYDADGAFSWLFHDPVAGRRGNDAAVAPDGALWAGTMRDDEAETGGGLCRVAPDGTVTDMVGAVACSNGTGWSPDGRLMYYIDTPTLRIDVFDVDGERVRDRRPFATIEPGAGAPDGLTVDAEGCVWVALWNGSALRRYAPDGRLDRIIGLPVRRPTACAFGGRDLRDLYITSARTGGGAPHPLAGSLLVLPDAGLGMPGTPFAG from the coding sequence ATGAACGTCGTACCGGAAGTGGCCGTGCGCGAACAGGCGCAGCTCGGCGAGGGGCCCACCTGGGACCCGGCCACCGGGCGCCTGATCTGGGTCGACATCCTCTCCTCCCGCGTCCACACCTACGATCCGGAATCCGGCCGCCGCACCGTCATGGCCACCGGGCAGCACGTCGGAGCGGCGAAGCCGCGGGCCGGCGGTGGACTGGTCGTCAACCTGCGCGAGGGCATCGGCCGCTACGACGCGGACGGCGCCTTCTCGTGGCTGTTCCACGACCCGGTCGCGGGCCGGCGGGGCAACGATGCCGCCGTGGCGCCGGACGGGGCGCTGTGGGCGGGCACCATGCGCGACGACGAGGCCGAGACCGGCGGCGGCCTCTGCCGCGTCGCGCCCGACGGCACGGTGACGGACATGGTGGGCGCGGTGGCGTGCAGCAACGGCACCGGGTGGAGTCCGGACGGCCGGCTCATGTACTACATCGACACCCCCACGCTCCGTATCGACGTCTTCGACGTGGACGGCGAGCGGGTGCGCGACCGCCGGCCGTTCGCGACGATCGAACCCGGTGCGGGCGCCCCCGACGGACTGACGGTCGATGCCGAGGGCTGCGTCTGGGTCGCGCTCTGGAACGGCTCGGCACTGCGCCGTTACGCCCCCGACGGCAGGCTGGACCGGATCATCGGGCTGCCCGTCCGGCGCCCGACGGCGTGCGCGTTCGGCGGCCGGGATCTGCGTGACCTCTACATCACCTCCGCCCGCACGGGCGGCGGTGCCCCGCACCCGCTCGCCGGATCACTGCTGGTACTGCCGGACGCGGGGCTCGGTATGCCGGGCACGCCGTTCGCGGGCTGA
- a CDS encoding aminotransferase class I/II-fold pyridoxal phosphate-dependent enzyme, with protein sequence MHRTEDTGQGDRSGRTGEQREGTRGRGEGTGDGERTGERYGHAGRSGRGGPPPPHPREDRGPVRYGPPAPGPGLPVLPELADVLAAAASRALPEPPGGGTALRGAAVSYWERRGLRGGPQHVAAAPGAQPLLLALIAAHGGDVLMPRPCPATWTPQARLLGRPAYHVPTPAECGGVPDPYALLETVRRVRAEGGRPRLLLISVVDDPTATVAPPELVREACEAAVAEGLHIISDETWRDTLHRPHDTVLLSPAEMCPDDVTVLSDLAGALTPAAWPVAIARFPDTERAAVRHARALDVLTASGALVAGPVAQAAAHALREPESVTARIRQAAELHAQVASAAHRAVLSSGALARPPQAGRHLYADLGPLRSRLVSRGVTDSMELEEYLTARLGAPAPGGHRFGDELGALRVRLGTGPLLGATPEQQGESLTAVEPLKLPHVAAALSIFAAAFDELR encoded by the coding sequence ATGCACCGGACCGAGGACACCGGGCAGGGCGACCGGAGCGGGCGGACCGGCGAGCAGCGCGAGGGAACCCGCGGCCGGGGCGAGGGAACCGGCGACGGCGAGCGAACCGGCGAGCGGTACGGGCACGCCGGACGAAGCGGGCGGGGCGGCCCCCCTCCGCCTCATCCGCGTGAGGACCGCGGGCCCGTCAGGTACGGGCCGCCCGCCCCCGGCCCCGGCCTGCCCGTACTGCCCGAGCTGGCTGACGTGCTGGCCGCCGCGGCCTCCCGTGCCCTTCCCGAACCGCCCGGCGGCGGAACCGCCCTGCGCGGGGCGGCCGTCTCCTACTGGGAGCGGCGCGGGCTGCGGGGCGGCCCGCAGCACGTCGCGGCCGCACCCGGCGCCCAGCCCCTGCTCCTCGCGCTGATCGCCGCGCACGGCGGCGATGTCCTCATGCCGCGCCCCTGCCCCGCCACCTGGACACCGCAGGCCCGGCTGCTCGGCCGGCCCGCCTACCATGTGCCGACCCCGGCCGAATGCGGTGGCGTACCCGATCCGTACGCCCTGCTGGAGACCGTGCGCCGGGTGCGGGCCGAGGGCGGCCGGCCCCGGCTGCTGCTGATCTCCGTGGTGGACGACCCGACCGCCACCGTGGCCCCGCCCGAACTGGTCCGCGAGGCGTGCGAGGCCGCGGTCGCGGAGGGGCTGCACATCATCAGTGACGAGACCTGGCGCGACACCCTGCACCGGCCCCACGACACGGTCCTGCTCAGCCCCGCCGAGATGTGCCCGGACGATGTCACGGTGCTGAGCGACCTGGCCGGTGCGCTGACCCCGGCCGCCTGGCCGGTGGCGATCGCCCGGTTCCCGGACACCGAGCGGGCCGCCGTGCGCCATGCCCGTGCGCTCGACGTCCTCACCGCGTCGGGAGCCCTGGTCGCCGGGCCCGTCGCGCAGGCCGCAGCCCACGCGCTGCGGGAGCCGGAGTCCGTCACCGCCAGGATCCGGCAGGCCGCGGAGCTCCACGCCCAGGTCGCCTCCGCCGCGCACCGCGCGGTGCTCAGCTCCGGCGCGCTGGCCAGACCCCCGCAGGCGGGCCGCCACCTCTACGCCGACCTCGGCCCGCTCCGCTCCCGGCTGGTCTCCCGGGGCGTCACGGACTCCATGGAGCTGGAGGAGTACCTGACGGCCCGTCTCGGTGCCCCGGCCCCCGGCGGACACCGGTTCGGGGACGAACTGGGCGCGCTGCGCGTGCGGCTGGGCACCGGACCGCTGCTCGGGGCGACCCCGGAGCAGCAGGGGGAGTCCCTCACCGCTGTGGAGCCCTTGAAATTGCCGCACGTGGCGGCGGCGCTGAGTATTTTCGCAGCGGCCTTCGACGAGCTGAGATGA
- a CDS encoding MBL fold metallo-hydrolase, which produces MTEQGERAPTGAGATDRTPAPGRLGEDTAVRPPGEVRVWPRTFADRLTAPLPGVRGMTRLARERSLRPDAEGLRGIHRLPHAPAPLPVPVTGTVAVTWAGHASWIVRIGGLTVLTDPVWSRRILGTPARITPVGVRWEDLPPVDAVVISHNHYDHLDAPTLRRLPRETPLFVPAGLGRWFRRRRFTRVTELDWWESAELDGVRFDFVPSHHWSRRTLIDTCRSLWGGWVLGDRQGTGQRIYFAGDTGYGHWFKEIGRRHPGLDLAMLPIGAYEPRWWLADVHTDPEEAVQAYEDLGARAMAPMHWATFLLSAEPVLEPLTRLRTAWRRAGHPREQLWDLPIGASRVLDGVSDRASSAACATPPEPR; this is translated from the coding sequence ATGACGGAACAGGGCGAGCGCGCTCCCACCGGAGCGGGCGCGACGGACCGGACCCCGGCTCCGGGCCGCCTCGGCGAGGACACCGCGGTGCGGCCGCCCGGCGAGGTCAGAGTCTGGCCCCGCACCTTCGCGGACCGCCTCACCGCGCCCCTTCCGGGTGTCAGGGGCATGACTCGACTGGCCCGCGAGCGCTCCCTGCGGCCCGACGCCGAAGGACTGCGCGGCATCCACCGGCTGCCCCACGCCCCCGCGCCCCTGCCCGTTCCCGTCACCGGCACGGTCGCCGTCACCTGGGCCGGACACGCCAGCTGGATCGTCCGCATCGGCGGGCTCACGGTCCTGACCGACCCCGTCTGGTCCCGGCGCATCCTCGGCACCCCGGCCAGGATCACGCCGGTGGGCGTCCGCTGGGAGGATCTGCCGCCCGTGGACGCGGTCGTGATCAGCCACAACCACTACGACCACCTCGACGCCCCCACCCTGCGCCGGCTGCCGAGGGAGACCCCGTTGTTCGTCCCCGCGGGTCTCGGCCGCTGGTTCCGGCGCCGGCGCTTCACCCGCGTCACCGAACTCGACTGGTGGGAGTCGGCGGAGCTCGACGGTGTCCGCTTCGACTTCGTCCCTTCCCACCACTGGTCCAGACGCACGCTCATCGACACCTGCCGGTCCCTCTGGGGCGGCTGGGTGCTCGGCGACCGGCAGGGCACCGGGCAGCGGATCTACTTCGCCGGGGACACCGGATACGGCCACTGGTTCAAGGAGATCGGCCGCCGCCACCCCGGTCTCGATCTGGCGATGCTGCCGATCGGAGCGTACGAACCACGCTGGTGGCTCGCCGATGTGCACACCGACCCCGAAGAGGCCGTACAGGCGTACGAGGACCTCGGGGCCCGCGCCATGGCACCGATGCACTGGGCGACGTTCCTGCTCTCCGCCGAGCCGGTGCTCGAACCGCTCACCCGGCTCCGTACCGCCTGGCGGCGGGCCGGTCACCCGCGCGAACAGCTCTGGGACCTGCCCATCGGCGCCTCGCGCGTACTCGACGGCGTCAGTGACCGAGCTTCGTCCGCAGCCTGCGCCACACCGCCGGAGCCGCGCTGA
- a CDS encoding DedA family protein: MIHEIQGVVRELPTESTQQAVGYPSLFLLVALGSLVPVVPTGALVSSAAVVAFHQTAPFALLVVFVVASAAAFLGDICLYWLGKRGVRSRNGSKWLRTISDRAAPERLAQAQRKLQEHGAMVLVLSRLVPAGRIPVMLACLLGRMPLRRFARGDVPACLAWAATYQLIGILGGSLFPEPWQGVVAAVGLTLLISAAPAVWRRLRTKLGH; this comes from the coding sequence GTGATCCACGAGATCCAGGGAGTGGTGCGGGAGCTGCCGACCGAGTCGACGCAGCAGGCCGTCGGCTATCCGTCGTTGTTCCTCCTGGTGGCCCTGGGGTCGCTGGTTCCGGTGGTGCCGACGGGTGCGCTGGTGAGTTCGGCGGCGGTGGTGGCGTTCCATCAGACGGCGCCCTTCGCGTTGCTCGTGGTGTTCGTCGTGGCGTCGGCCGCCGCGTTCCTCGGGGACATCTGCCTGTACTGGCTGGGGAAGCGCGGGGTCCGCTCCAGGAACGGTTCGAAGTGGCTCAGGACGATCAGCGACCGGGCCGCCCCGGAGCGGCTGGCCCAGGCGCAGCGGAAGCTCCAGGAGCACGGGGCGATGGTGCTGGTGCTGTCCCGGCTGGTTCCGGCCGGGCGGATTCCGGTGATGCTTGCCTGTCTGCTCGGCCGGATGCCGCTGCGCCGGTTCGCGCGGGGTGATGTACCGGCGTGCCTGGCGTGGGCGGCGACGTATCAGCTGATCGGCATTCTGGGCGGTTCGCTCTTCCCCGAGCCGTGGCAGGGGGTGGTCGCGGCGGTGGGTCTGACGCTGCTGATCAGCGCGGCTCCGGCGGTGTGGCGCAGGCTGCGGACGAAGCTCGGTCACTGA
- a CDS encoding MBL fold metallo-hydrolase, translating to MEVTWWGHATCTVEDSGVRLLTDPLFVRRFAHLRRRRGEVPPPMAAVADVVLISHLHSDHLHLPSLARLAPGSRLIVPSGAVAAVAGLRMLRRMRGLLISEVAPGDVVRVGEVRVRAVPALHDGRRLPVGPRRVPALGYVVEGEARTYFAGDTGLFDGMAEAVGPVDVALLPVGGWGPNLGHSHLNPARAAEALTRLEPGSAVPVHYGTYWPIGMDGVRPHEFHSPGDEFVRQAALVAPKVAVHLLGHGERVRPEAGR from the coding sequence GTGGAGGTCACCTGGTGGGGTCATGCCACCTGCACGGTCGAGGATTCCGGCGTCCGGCTGCTGACCGATCCGCTGTTCGTACGGCGCTTCGCGCATCTGCGCCGCCGCCGGGGCGAGGTGCCGCCGCCCATGGCGGCGGTGGCCGACGTGGTCCTGATCTCGCATCTGCACTCCGACCATCTGCATCTGCCGTCGCTGGCGCGGCTGGCTCCCGGCAGCCGGCTGATCGTGCCGAGCGGAGCGGTGGCCGCGGTGGCGGGGCTGCGGATGCTGCGCCGGATGCGCGGGCTCCTCATCAGTGAGGTGGCGCCGGGCGATGTGGTGCGGGTCGGCGAGGTACGGGTACGGGCGGTCCCCGCGCTGCACGACGGGCGGCGGCTGCCGGTCGGCCCGCGTCGGGTGCCCGCGCTCGGCTATGTGGTCGAGGGGGAGGCACGGACGTACTTCGCCGGTGACACCGGTCTGTTCGACGGGATGGCCGAAGCGGTGGGTCCGGTGGACGTGGCGCTGTTGCCGGTGGGCGGCTGGGGGCCGAACCTCGGCCACAGCCATCTGAACCCGGCCCGTGCCGCCGAGGCGCTGACCCGGCTGGAGCCGGGTTCGGCGGTGCCGGTGCACTACGGCACGTACTGGCCGATCGGGATGGACGGTGTGCGGCCGCACGAGTTCCACTCACCCGGCGACGAGTTCGTCCGGCAGGCGGCGCTGGTGGCTCCGAAGGTGGCGGTGCACCTGCTGGGGCACGGCGAGCGGGTCCGGCCGGAGGCCGGCCGGTGA
- a CDS encoding phage holin family protein, with protein MRVIAVWAVSTLTMLVLAGILPDFQLQSDDGDSITKTAFTAAWGAGAFGLLSALVWPVLVRALLIVPALVLGMLVFFLNGSLLLIALRLIPDGRGAADPETAVVVAAVMSAVASATSTALAVRDDDAYRRRLSRLADRRRRRSGTAGTADGGRGGPPGTVFLQLDGVGHDVLTGAAADGLMPTVADWLADESGHRLTPWRTDWSSQTGASQLAILHGSNHDVPAFRWYEKETGTVMVSSRPASALEMQRRAIRRTHDGGLLTVDGASRGNLFSGGADQLALVLSMAARRGKGRRSRAGYFAYFSDPANAVRTALSFVAEVCREIGQSTASRVRKDTPRIKRGGLYPFIRAFATVVERDVVVSAVIGDMFAGRTAVYADLVAYDEVAHHSGPHSRDAEKVLERLDRSLALIAKVADHTPRTYRIVLLSDHGQSPGETFAGTYGLTLKDLVRAGCGLPVPRRAQRTRSASEARDAVRIALHRPVEEKEAEHRAKPSDPIVLASGNLGLLSFPDIEGRASREQLDRRHPALLSTLANHPGIGFLLVRSEEHGSVVLGPGGAEVPVRELVDGAGPLAVFGAGAAAAVRRTDTFPHVADVMVNSMYDPDTGFVHAFEEQIGSHGGLGGEQSRPFLLWPRAMTDPLDIVAAEAARGTPPPSGGGLVGAESVHRVLSRWLSELSGPQVPLRSEGFTGAARADEPFPGTDAGAESGSGSGSDGAVPGSPG; from the coding sequence ATGCGCGTGATCGCGGTGTGGGCGGTGTCGACCCTGACGATGCTGGTGCTCGCCGGGATCCTGCCCGACTTCCAGCTCCAGTCCGACGACGGCGACAGCATCACCAAGACCGCGTTCACCGCCGCCTGGGGCGCGGGCGCGTTCGGCCTGCTCTCCGCGCTGGTCTGGCCCGTCCTCGTCCGGGCGCTGCTCATCGTGCCCGCCCTCGTCCTCGGGATGCTGGTCTTCTTCCTCAACGGCTCCCTGCTGCTGATCGCCCTGCGGCTCATTCCGGACGGGCGCGGCGCGGCCGACCCGGAGACGGCGGTGGTCGTCGCCGCCGTCATGTCCGCCGTCGCCTCCGCGACCTCCACCGCCCTCGCGGTCCGGGACGACGACGCCTACCGGCGCAGGCTCTCCCGGCTCGCCGACCGGCGCCGCCGCCGCAGCGGCACGGCCGGTACCGCGGACGGCGGCCGCGGCGGACCGCCCGGCACCGTCTTCCTCCAGCTCGACGGCGTCGGCCATGACGTCCTGACCGGGGCGGCGGCCGACGGACTGATGCCGACCGTGGCCGACTGGCTCGCGGACGAGTCCGGCCACCGGCTCACCCCCTGGCGCACCGACTGGTCCAGTCAGACCGGCGCCAGCCAGCTCGCCATCCTGCACGGCAGCAACCACGATGTGCCCGCCTTCCGCTGGTACGAGAAGGAGACCGGCACCGTCATGGTCTCCAGCAGACCGGCGAGCGCCCTCGAAATGCAGCGCCGGGCCATCAGACGCACCCACGACGGCGGACTGCTCACCGTCGACGGCGCGAGCCGCGGCAACCTCTTCAGCGGCGGCGCCGACCAGCTCGCCCTCGTCCTCTCGATGGCCGCCCGGCGCGGCAAGGGGCGCCGCTCCCGCGCCGGGTACTTCGCGTACTTCTCCGACCCCGCCAACGCCGTCCGCACCGCCCTGTCCTTCGTCGCCGAGGTCTGTCGCGAGATCGGCCAGTCGACCGCGTCCCGGGTGCGCAAGGACACGCCCAGGATCAAACGGGGCGGGCTCTACCCCTTCATCCGGGCGTTCGCGACCGTCGTCGAACGCGATGTGGTGGTCTCCGCCGTCATCGGCGACATGTTCGCCGGACGCACCGCCGTCTACGCCGACCTCGTCGCCTACGACGAGGTCGCCCATCACTCCGGGCCGCACAGCCGCGACGCGGAGAAGGTCCTCGAACGGCTCGACCGCTCCCTCGCCCTCATCGCCAAGGTCGCCGATCACACCCCGAGGACCTACCGGATCGTGCTGCTCTCCGACCACGGCCAGAGCCCGGGGGAGACATTCGCCGGAACGTACGGGCTGACCCTCAAGGACCTCGTGCGCGCGGGCTGCGGGCTGCCCGTGCCGCGCAGGGCGCAGCGCACCCGCAGCGCTTCGGAGGCGCGCGACGCGGTACGGATCGCGCTGCACCGCCCGGTGGAGGAGAAGGAGGCCGAACACCGCGCCAAGCCCTCCGACCCGATCGTGCTCGCCTCCGGCAACCTGGGGCTGCTGTCCTTCCCGGACATCGAGGGCCGTGCCTCGCGCGAACAGCTCGACCGCCGCCACCCCGCGCTGCTCAGCACGCTCGCCAACCATCCGGGGATCGGCTTCCTCCTCGTACGCAGCGAGGAACACGGCTCCGTGGTGCTGGGGCCGGGCGGGGCCGAGGTCCCGGTGCGGGAGCTGGTGGACGGGGCGGGGCCGCTGGCCGTCTTCGGCGCGGGTGCGGCGGCCGCGGTGCGGCGCACCGACACCTTCCCCCACGTCGCGGATGTGATGGTCAATTCGATGTACGACCCCGACACCGGCTTCGTCCACGCCTTCGAGGAGCAGATCGGCTCGCACGGCGGGCTGGGCGGTGAGCAGTCGCGCCCCTTCCTGCTGTGGCCGCGCGCCATGACGGACCCGCTGGACATCGTCGCCGCCGAGGCCGCCCGGGGCACGCCCCCGCCGTCCGGGGGCGGCCTGGTGGGCGCCGAGAGCGTGCACCGGGTACTGAGCCGTTGGCTGAGCGAGCTCTCGGGGCCGCAGGTGCCGCTGCGTTCGGAGGGTTTCACCGGTGCGGCACGGGCGGACGAGCCCTTCCCGGGCACCGACGCCGGTGCGGAATCCGGCTCCGGCTCCGGCTCCGACGGGGCGGTGCCCGGCAGTCCCGGCTGA
- a CDS encoding isopenicillin N synthase family dioxygenase produces MNAHPSPPTPPPSPSPYGLSELDRESRMGGRGTEVSDREIRRIDLSDFDRRRAGITQELWEAATDVGFFQIYHHGIEQSDIEGAFAAARAFFALPEEVKANYPLRKGTNSGWESRSQVRPSIGTPDTKESYQVTRPLMTGLWPDDGEIAGFRTTVLAFEAQCRQVAMRVLSCFADRLGFARDFFDAAHDPTADSYRSTLRMLHYFAVPAGARGSMDTWRAGAHTDFDCLTLLFQQEGQGGLQVCPGKEAEAEEWTPIVPSADSITCNIGDMLMRWSEDRLPSNFHRVRNPGPDEYQGARYSLAFFAQANDDVVIEGPGSSYPAITAGEYLRQRISANFAGPRTG; encoded by the coding sequence GTGAACGCACACCCTTCCCCTCCCACTCCGCCGCCCTCGCCCTCGCCCTACGGACTCTCCGAACTCGACAGGGAGAGCCGTATGGGCGGCCGGGGCACCGAGGTGTCCGACCGGGAGATCCGGCGTATCGATCTCTCCGACTTCGACCGGCGCAGGGCCGGCATCACCCAGGAACTGTGGGAGGCGGCGACCGACGTCGGCTTCTTCCAGATCTACCACCACGGCATCGAACAGAGCGATATCGAGGGGGCGTTCGCCGCCGCGCGGGCGTTCTTCGCCCTTCCCGAAGAAGTCAAGGCCAACTACCCGCTGCGGAAGGGAACGAATTCCGGCTGGGAGAGCCGGAGTCAGGTACGCCCTTCGATCGGCACTCCGGACACCAAGGAGTCGTACCAGGTCACCCGCCCGCTCATGACGGGGCTCTGGCCCGACGACGGTGAGATCGCGGGATTCCGGACGACCGTCCTGGCATTCGAGGCGCAGTGCCGGCAGGTCGCCATGCGGGTGCTGTCCTGCTTCGCCGACCGGCTGGGATTCGCCAGGGACTTCTTCGACGCCGCCCACGACCCGACGGCGGATTCGTACCGCAGCACTCTGCGCATGCTCCACTATTTCGCGGTCCCGGCCGGTGCGCGCGGCTCCATGGACACCTGGCGTGCGGGTGCGCACACCGATTTCGACTGTCTCACCCTGCTGTTCCAGCAGGAAGGGCAGGGCGGTCTCCAGGTCTGCCCGGGAAAGGAGGCGGAGGCCGAGGAATGGACGCCCATCGTGCCGTCCGCGGATTCCATCACCTGCAACATCGGCGACATGCTGATGCGCTGGAGCGAGGACCGGCTGCCGTCGAATTTCCACCGGGTGCGGAATCCGGGCCCGGACGAATACCAGGGCGCCCGCTACAGTCTGGCGTTCTTCGCCCAGGCGAACGATGACGTGGTGATCGAGGGCCCCGGCTCCAGCTATCCGGCGATCACCGCCGGGGAGTATCTGCGGCAGCGGATCAGCGCCAACTTCGCGGGCCCGCGCACCGGCTGA
- the ligA gene encoding NAD-dependent DNA ligase LigA, with protein sequence MTNSAVVLADASSYAAAVEQASQAAAAYYATGESPLDDDAYDRLARGIAAYEDAHPREVLAASPTGKVAGGAAVGDIPHTVPMLSLDNVFSAEQFATWTVSLERRIGRPVAAWSVEPKLDGLAVAARYEQGRLDRLITRGDGTAGEDVSHAIGTVLGLPERLGAPVTIEVRGEILMTDEQFEQANTVRTEHGGAPFANPRNGAAGTLRAKDRPYRVEMTFFAYGALALPGSGELTDTLAELPHSEVLAYVAGLGVHTAADTDVAPRTVTTVEAVQSRVAEIGALRASLPFGIDGIVIKADLAADQREAGSGTRAPRWAIAYKLPAVEKVTRLLAVEWNVGRTGIIAPRAVLEPVEIDGSTVSYATLHNPADITRRDLRLGDQVMVYKAGDIIPRIEAPVAHLRTGDEQPIEFPASCPQCGSEIDTSEQRWRCTRGRDCRLVASVSYAAGRDQLDIEGLGATRVVQLVDAGLVTDFADLFTLEREQLLALDRMGETSTDNLLAAIATARSRPLSRVFCALGVRGTGRSMSRRIARYFATMDRIVAADIETLQLVDGIGKEKAAGVVAELAELAPLIEKLVSAGVNMTEPGVTPPPEPGTEQDGEADGEAGTQAAVAPSDLPLDGMTVVVTGAMTGSLEKLSRNQMNELIERAGGKSSSSVSKRTSLLVAGEKAGSKRTKAEGLGVRIAAPDEFAELIASFLSEEE encoded by the coding sequence ATGACGAACTCAGCTGTTGTGCTCGCCGACGCGTCCTCCTACGCCGCCGCTGTCGAACAGGCGTCGCAGGCCGCCGCCGCGTACTACGCCACGGGCGAGAGCCCGCTCGACGACGACGCGTACGACCGGCTGGCGCGCGGGATCGCCGCCTACGAGGACGCGCACCCGCGGGAGGTGCTGGCAGCCTCGCCGACGGGCAAGGTCGCGGGTGGCGCGGCCGTCGGCGACATACCGCACACGGTGCCCATGCTGTCCTTGGACAACGTCTTCTCCGCCGAGCAGTTCGCCACCTGGACCGTCTCCCTGGAGCGGCGGATCGGCAGACCCGTGGCCGCCTGGAGCGTGGAGCCCAAGCTCGACGGCCTCGCCGTGGCCGCCCGGTACGAGCAGGGAAGGCTCGACCGGCTGATCACCCGGGGCGACGGCACCGCGGGCGAGGACGTCTCGCACGCCATCGGTACGGTGCTCGGCCTCCCCGAGCGGCTCGGCGCACCGGTCACCATCGAGGTGCGCGGCGAGATCCTCATGACGGACGAGCAGTTCGAACAGGCCAACACGGTGCGCACGGAACACGGCGGAGCCCCCTTCGCCAATCCGCGCAACGGGGCGGCCGGCACCCTGCGCGCCAAGGACCGGCCCTACCGGGTGGAGATGACCTTCTTCGCGTACGGGGCGCTCGCGCTGCCCGGTTCCGGGGAGCTGACCGACACCCTGGCCGAGCTGCCGCACAGCGAGGTCCTGGCGTACGTCGCCGGGCTCGGCGTGCACACGGCGGCGGACACGGACGTCGCCCCGCGCACGGTCACCACGGTCGAGGCGGTGCAGTCGAGGGTGGCGGAGATCGGTGCTCTGCGGGCCTCGTTGCCGTTCGGTATCGACGGCATCGTCATCAAGGCGGACCTCGCCGCCGACCAGCGCGAGGCCGGTTCCGGGACCCGGGCGCCGCGCTGGGCCATCGCGTACAAGCTTCCGGCGGTGGAGAAGGTCACCCGGCTCCTGGCCGTCGAGTGGAATGTGGGCCGCACCGGCATCATCGCGCCGCGCGCCGTGCTGGAGCCCGTCGAGATCGACGGGTCGACCGTCAGCTACGCCACCCTGCACAACCCGGCCGACATCACCCGCCGCGATCTGCGGCTCGGGGACCAGGTGATGGTCTACAAGGCGGGCGACATCATTCCGCGCATCGAAGCGCCCGTCGCACATCTGCGGACCGGTGACGAGCAGCCGATCGAGTTCCCCGCGAGCTGCCCGCAGTGCGGCTCCGAGATCGACACGAGCGAGCAGCGCTGGCGCTGCACCCGGGGCCGTGACTGCCGGCTGGTCGCCTCCGTGTCCTATGCCGCCGGGCGCGACCAGCTCGACATCGAGGGACTGGGCGCCACCCGTGTCGTCCAGCTCGTCGACGCGGGGCTGGTCACCGATTTCGCCGACCTGTTCACCCTGGAGCGGGAGCAGCTGCTCGCCCTCGACCGGATGGGCGAGACCTCCACCGACAATCTGCTGGCCGCCATCGCGACGGCCCGCTCCCGCCCGCTGTCCCGCGTCTTCTGCGCCCTGGGAGTACGGGGCACGGGGCGTTCCATGTCCCGCCGGATCGCCCGCTACTTCGCGACCATGGACCGGATCGTCGCCGCCGACATCGAGACGCTCCAGCTGGTCGACGGCATCGGCAAGGAGAAGGCGGCGGGCGTGGTCGCGGAGCTTGCGGAGCTGGCACCGCTGATCGAGAAGCTGGTGAGCGCCGGGGTCAACATGACGGAGCCCGGCGTCACGCCGCCGCCGGAGCCCGGGACCGAGCAGGACGGGGAGGCGGACGGGGAAGCGGGCACGCAGGCCGCCGTCGCACCGTCGGACCTGCCGCTGGACGGGATGACCGTGGTGGTCACCGGGGCCATGACGGGCAGCCTGGAGAAGCTGTCCCGCAACCAGATGAACGAGCTGATCGAGCGGGCCGGCGGGAAGTCCTCCTCCAGCGTCTCCAAGCGCACGAGCCTTCTGGTCGCCGGGGAGAAGGCCGGATCGAAGCGGACCAAGGCGGAGGGCCTGGGTGTCCGGATCGCGGCACCGGACGAATTCGCGGAGCTGATCGCCTCGTTCCTGAGCGAGGAGGAATGA